The following coding sequences are from one Oceanidesulfovibrio indonesiensis window:
- the larB gene encoding nickel pincer cofactor biosynthesis protein LarB: protein MDKKNLAALLSAVANGDTTPEDAAQAILQEPFRRTMNARTPETDAAPTNVDPSVCLDGHRALRTGMGEVVFGQGKNREQLVSAVAGLDVPGRPVLVTRLDEDDGEYLLERFPGGEFWPKARLFISSPPLGVAEGLAGPFAAGKSSWPADGEIVVVTAGSSDIPVALEAVGTLRFLGYEPGLVSDVGVAGIHRLEPHLPALSAARLLVVIAGMEGALPSVLAGLVSAPLIAVPTSVGYGASFGGLSALLAMLNACAPGVAVVNIDNGFGAAALAARLLAI, encoded by the coding sequence ATGGACAAAAAAAATCTCGCCGCTTTGCTGAGCGCGGTGGCGAATGGTGATACGACGCCGGAAGACGCGGCCCAGGCCATTTTACAGGAACCCTTCCGCCGCACAATGAACGCTCGGACTCCGGAGACGGACGCAGCGCCGACGAATGTCGACCCCAGCGTCTGCCTGGACGGCCACCGCGCTTTGCGGACCGGCATGGGCGAGGTGGTTTTCGGCCAGGGCAAGAACCGCGAACAGCTCGTATCCGCTGTGGCCGGGTTGGACGTTCCCGGCCGTCCCGTGCTCGTCACCCGGCTGGACGAAGACGACGGCGAGTATCTGCTGGAGCGTTTCCCAGGGGGCGAGTTCTGGCCCAAAGCGCGGCTTTTCATCTCCTCCCCGCCGCTCGGCGTGGCCGAGGGCCTTGCCGGCCCTTTTGCCGCCGGCAAGAGTTCCTGGCCCGCTGACGGCGAAATCGTAGTTGTCACTGCCGGTTCCAGCGACATCCCTGTCGCGCTTGAGGCCGTGGGCACGCTGCGATTCCTGGGATACGAACCGGGTCTGGTCTCGGATGTAGGCGTTGCCGGCATCCACAGGCTGGAGCCCCACCTGCCCGCCCTGTCCGCGGCGCGGCTGCTTGTGGTCATCGCCGGCATGGAAGGCGCGCTGCCCTCCGTGCTCGCCGGGCTGGTGTCGGCGCCGCTCATCGCCGTGCCCACGTCCGTGGGCTACGGAGCGTCATTCGGCGGTCTTTCTGCTCTTCTCGCCATGCTCAACGCCTGCGCTCCCGGCGTGGCCGTGGTGAACATCGACAACGGCTTCGGCGCCGCGGCCCTTGCCGCCAGGCTGCTGGCGATCTGA
- a CDS encoding PQQ-dependent sugar dehydrogenase, with protein sequence MPHPPVSSKKASHFRIWLALSLAAAILAFPGPAEAYDVWSWLKARVDGNAAETIESDEHAFTVEEVTNGLESPWSMAFIPDGRIFVVERPGRIRIIEEGRMLDEPLTGAPEVFYAGQGGLLDIALHPEFENNRLIYLAYSVSNEQGQATRVSRYTLTEQGLTDEEVVFPGFFVDDNRYKHFGCRIVFGEDGMLYVTLGERGLKEQAQELDSLLGKTLRLTDTGDIPEDNPFVDTEDARPEIFTYGNRNSQGLDVQPGTGLLFASEHGPSWSDAPGGGDEVNIYEAGKNYGWPVIHHRETREGMVSPLLEYTPAIAPSGACFYDGEAFPEWRGSFFFANLVGKNIVRVALNGREVLGQEFLLEDAFGRLRDVEQGPHGHLYVLTSNTDAYGPGDPQGDRLLRLVPAREN encoded by the coding sequence ATGCCGCATCCTCCAGTCTCTTCGAAAAAGGCGTCGCACTTTCGTATTTGGCTCGCGCTGTCTCTGGCCGCCGCCATCCTGGCCTTTCCCGGCCCTGCAGAAGCGTACGACGTCTGGTCCTGGCTCAAGGCACGGGTCGACGGCAACGCCGCTGAAACCATCGAATCCGACGAACACGCCTTCACTGTGGAAGAAGTCACCAACGGCCTGGAGAGCCCCTGGTCCATGGCCTTCATTCCGGACGGCCGAATCTTCGTGGTGGAGCGGCCGGGGCGCATCCGCATCATCGAGGAAGGCCGGATGCTGGATGAACCGCTAACCGGAGCGCCCGAGGTCTTTTACGCCGGCCAGGGTGGCCTGCTGGACATCGCACTGCACCCGGAATTCGAGAACAACAGACTCATCTATCTCGCCTACTCCGTCTCGAACGAGCAAGGACAGGCCACGCGCGTTTCCCGTTACACCCTTACGGAACAAGGTCTGACCGACGAAGAGGTCGTCTTTCCTGGCTTCTTCGTGGACGACAACCGCTATAAACATTTCGGCTGCCGCATTGTGTTCGGCGAGGACGGCATGCTTTACGTCACCCTGGGCGAACGCGGACTGAAGGAACAGGCGCAGGAGCTCGACAGTCTCTTGGGCAAGACTTTGCGCCTCACCGACACCGGTGATATTCCCGAGGACAATCCTTTCGTCGATACGGAAGACGCGCGGCCCGAGATATTCACCTATGGCAACCGCAACTCTCAGGGCCTGGACGTGCAACCGGGCACGGGACTGCTCTTTGCCTCCGAGCACGGTCCCTCCTGGAGCGATGCCCCGGGCGGCGGCGACGAGGTGAACATCTACGAGGCCGGCAAGAACTACGGCTGGCCCGTCATCCATCATCGCGAAACAAGGGAAGGCATGGTTTCACCGCTCCTGGAGTACACGCCGGCCATCGCGCCCTCCGGCGCCTGCTTCTATGACGGCGAAGCATTTCCGGAGTGGCGGGGATCCTTCTTCTTCGCCAATCTCGTGGGCAAGAATATCGTGCGCGTGGCGCTGAACGGCCGAGAGGTCCTCGGCCAGGAGTTCCTGCTCGAAGACGCGTTCGGCAGACTGCGCGACGTGGAACAGGGCCCCCATGGCCACCTCTACGTGCTCACATCCAACACCGACGCCTACGGGCCGGGCGACCCTCAGGGAGACAGATTGCTGCGCCTTGTCCCTGCACGAGAGAACTAA